A part of Ammospiza caudacuta isolate bAmmCau1 chromosome 5, bAmmCau1.pri, whole genome shotgun sequence genomic DNA contains:
- the LOC131558356 gene encoding tumor necrosis factor receptor superfamily member 13C-like: MQELGSRSHSAMSSSGKAAIAPSCLSYECFDSLTKSCIKCSDLFQENTTEPTLAPTLSSTFLIFGVPVLVGLILVVAAICVFLACKEGKQRRKRKAADEEDKENIETASPLPSQDSAMPEGDGALNPAPCLHLAGSLKMLGPPRKTRAKQGPCCQGDADGDMVLLSAVYPRPEECSHSFPLPATELGATALVTTKTTQNCAREETV; the protein is encoded by the exons ATGCAAGAGCTGGGCTCTCGCTCCCACTCTGCCATGTCCTCATCAGGAAAAGCTGCCATTGccccctcctgcctctcctaCGAGTGCTTCGACTCCCTGACCAAGTCGTGCATCAAGTGCTCCGACCTGTTCCAGGAGAACACAA CAGAGCCTACCCTGGCACCCACCCTGAGCAGCACCTTCCTGATCTTCGGGGTCCCGGTGCTGGTGGGGCTCATCCTGGTTGTGGCTGCCATCTGTGTCTTCCTGGCCTGTaaggagggaaagcagaggagaaagaggaaggcAGCAGATGAAGAGGACAAAG AAAACATAGAGACCgccagccccctgcccagccaggactCTGCCATGCCAGAGGGAGATGGAGCCCTGAACCCAGCCCCATGCCTGCATCTTGCTGGGAGCCTGAAGATGCTGGGGCCACCCAGGAAAACCAGGGCAAAGCAGGGGCCGTGCTGCCAGGGCGATGCTGATGGTGACATGGTTCTGCTCTCCGCCGTGTACCCCCGGCCTGAGgaatgcagccacagcttcccgCTGCCCGCCACTGAGCTGGGAGCCACAGCGCTGGTCACCACCAAAACCACCCAGAACTGTGCCAGAGAGGAGACAGTCTGA